The Ornithorhynchus anatinus isolate Pmale09 chromosome 1, mOrnAna1.pri.v4, whole genome shotgun sequence genome includes a window with the following:
- the ENTPD5 gene encoding ectonucleoside triphosphate diphosphohydrolase 5 isoform X4 — MTPGPPAALALLAACLLCCAARRREPPTWFEGVFPSSACPVAAATLYGVMFDAGSTGTRIHVYTFVRRRPASGAGRGDLRLGEARPLRLRRSAEAGSRDGERAPGGGQGVRPRRFLEADPGGFESHGRTPAPARPQSPGSALGGPGGLGEVAFPGSGGRREHHGRLVRRNFSLGHREFSDRSAARPEPADGRDPGPGRRLDPDHVPAPAAGNSGPDPQRSPHVLRDVQQHLRAVHPQLPGIWTEGRPAGDPGSPGRGRGVRPDLPELLPPAAAGGRVALRGRQVPVRRQPGRRGQGRNAPSAGLRKESSRSVRALGTPAVRQPLPLHGPELHRRPAEGGLRLRRHDGPAVNQEGERRRDGLGVGRHLPPAAVSGSLPLSPGGTRDRPRATRPATDRAPPFNVRY, encoded by the exons ATgaccccggggccgcccgccgccctGGCCCTCCTGGCGGCCTGCCTCCTCTGCTGCGCCGCCCGGCGCCGAGAGCCGCCGACGTGGTTCGAGGGCGTCTTCCCGTCCTCCGCCTGCCCCGTCGCCGCCGCCACCCTCTACGGCGTCATGTTCGACGCGGGGAGCACCGGGACCCGCATCCACGTCTACACCTTCGTGCGCAGACGCCCCG CCTCCGGAGCTGGAAGGGGAGATCTTCGACTCGGTGAAGCCCGGCCTCTCCGCCTTCGCCGATCGGCCGAAGCAG GGAGCCGAGACGGTGAGAGAGCTCCTGGAGGTGGCCAAGGAGTCCGTCCCCGCCGGTTCCTGGAAGCGGACCCCGGTGGTTTTGAAAGCCACGGCCGGACTCCGGCTCCTGCCCGACCACAAAGCCCGGGCTCTGCTCTCGGAG GTCCGGGAGGTCTTGGAGAAGTCGCCTTTCCTGGTTCCGGAGGACGGCGTGAGCATCATGGACGGCTCGTACGAAG GAATTTTAGCCTGGGTCACCGTGAATTTTCTGACAG GTCAGCTGCGCGGCCAGAACCCGCAGACGGTCGGGACCCTGGACCTGGGAGGCGCCTCGACCCAGATCACGTTCCGGCCCCGGCTGCAG GGAACTCTGGACCAGACCCCCAGCGATCACCTCACGTCCTTCGAGATGTTCAACAGCACCTACGAGCTGTACACCCACAG TTACCTGGGATTTGGACTGAAGGCCGCCCGGCTGGCGATCCTGGGAGCCCTGGACGCGGAAG GGGCGTCCGGCCGGACCTTCCGGAGCTCCTGCCTCCCGCGGCGGCTGGAGGCCGAGTGGCACTTCGCGGGCGTCAGGTACCGGTACGGCGGCAGCCCGGAAG aCGAGGACAAGGGCGGAACGCTCCAAGTGCGGGACTTCGAAAGGAAAGCTCGCGAAG cgTGCGAGCGCTCGGGACCCCCGCGGTCCGGCAGCCCCTTCCTCTGCATGGACCTGAGCTACATCGCCGCCCTGCTGAAGGAGGGCTTCGGCTTCGAAGACACGACGGTCCTGCAG TTAACCAAGAAGGTGAACGACGTCGAGACGGGCTGGGCGTTGGGCGCCACCTTCCACCTGCTGCAGTCTCTGGGTCTCTCCCGCTGAGCCCCGGGGGGACGCGGGACCGCCCGCGAGCGACGAGGCCGGCCACGGACCGCGCCCCTCCTTTCAACGTCAGATATTAA
- the ENTPD5 gene encoding ectonucleoside triphosphate diphosphohydrolase 5 isoform X3, which translates to MTPGPPAALALLAACLLCCAARRREPPTWFEGVFPSSACPVAAATLYGVMFDAGSTGTRIHVYTFVRRRPEQPPELEGEIFDSVKPGLSAFADRPKQGAETVRELLEVAKESVPAGSWKRTPVVLKATAGLRLLPDHKARALLSEVREVLEKSPFLVPEDGVSIMDGSYEGILAWVTVNFLTGNSGPDPQRSPHVLRDVQQHLRAVHPQLPGIWTEGRPAGDPGSPGRGRGVRPDLPELLPPAAAGGRVALRGRQVPVRRQPGRGDGLRGLLRRGGAGGPREAAPAGRDPPRRRLLRLLLLLRPRRGRAPHRRGQGRNAPSAGLRKESSRSVRALGTPAVRQPLPLHGPELHRRPAEGGLRLRRHDGPAVNQEGERRRDGLGVGRHLPPAAVSGSLPLSPGGTRDRPRATRPATDRAPPFNVRY; encoded by the exons ATgaccccggggccgcccgccgccctGGCCCTCCTGGCGGCCTGCCTCCTCTGCTGCGCCGCCCGGCGCCGAGAGCCGCCGACGTGGTTCGAGGGCGTCTTCCCGTCCTCCGCCTGCCCCGTCGCCGCCGCCACCCTCTACGGCGTCATGTTCGACGCGGGGAGCACCGGGACCCGCATCCACGTCTACACCTTCGTGCGCAGACGCCCCG AGCAGCCTCCGGAGCTGGAAGGGGAGATCTTCGACTCGGTGAAGCCCGGCCTCTCCGCCTTCGCCGATCGGCCGAAGCAG GGAGCCGAGACGGTGAGAGAGCTCCTGGAGGTGGCCAAGGAGTCCGTCCCCGCCGGTTCCTGGAAGCGGACCCCGGTGGTTTTGAAAGCCACGGCCGGACTCCGGCTCCTGCCCGACCACAAAGCCCGGGCTCTGCTCTCGGAG GTCCGGGAGGTCTTGGAGAAGTCGCCTTTCCTGGTTCCGGAGGACGGCGTGAGCATCATGGACGGCTCGTACGAAG GAATTTTAGCCTGGGTCACCGTGAATTTTCTGACAG GGAACTCTGGACCAGACCCCCAGCGATCACCTCACGTCCTTCGAGATGTTCAACAGCACCTACGAGCTGTACACCCACAG TTACCTGGGATTTGGACTGAAGGCCGCCCGGCTGGCGATCCTGGGAGCCCTGGACGCGGAAG GGGCGTCCGGCCGGACCTTCCGGAGCTCCTGCCTCCCGCGGCGGCTGGAGGCCGAGTGGCACTTCGCGGGCGTCAGGTACCGGTACGGCGGCAGCCCGGAAG gGGCGACGGGCTTCGAGGCCTGCTACGCCGAGGCGGCGCGGGTGGTCCGCGGGAAGCTGCACCGGCCGGCCGAGATCCGCCGCGGCGGCGCCTTCTACGCCTTCTCCTACTACTACGACCGCGCCGTGGACGCGCGCCTCATCG aCGAGGACAAGGGCGGAACGCTCCAAGTGCGGGACTTCGAAAGGAAAGCTCGCGAAG cgTGCGAGCGCTCGGGACCCCCGCGGTCCGGCAGCCCCTTCCTCTGCATGGACCTGAGCTACATCGCCGCCCTGCTGAAGGAGGGCTTCGGCTTCGAAGACACGACGGTCCTGCAG TTAACCAAGAAGGTGAACGACGTCGAGACGGGCTGGGCGTTGGGCGCCACCTTCCACCTGCTGCAGTCTCTGGGTCTCTCCCGCTGAGCCCCGGGGGGACGCGGGACCGCCCGCGAGCGACGAGGCCGGCCACGGACCGCGCCCCTCCTTTCAACGTCAGATATTAA
- the ENTPD5 gene encoding ectonucleoside triphosphate diphosphohydrolase 5 isoform X2: MTPGPPAALALLAACLLCCAARRREPPTWFEGVFPSSACPVAAATLYGVMFDAGSTGTRIHVYTFVRRRPEQPPELEGEIFDSVKPGLSAFADRPKQGAETVRELLEVAKESVPAGSWKRTPVVLKATAGLRLLPDHKARALLSEVREVLEKSPFLVPEDGVSIMDGSYEGILAWVTVNFLTGQLRGQNPQTVGTLDLGGASTQITFRPRLQGTLDQTPSDHLTSFEMFNSTYELYTHSYLGFGLKAARLAILGALDAEGASGRTFRSSCLPRRLEAEWHFAGVRYRYGGSPEGATGFEACYAEAARVVRGKLHRPAEIRRGGAFYAFSYYYDRAVDARLIDEDKGGTLQVRDFERKAREACERSGPPRSGSPFLCMDLSYIAALLKEGFGFEDTTVLQLTKKVNDVETGWALGATFHLLQSLGLSR; encoded by the exons ATgaccccggggccgcccgccgccctGGCCCTCCTGGCGGCCTGCCTCCTCTGCTGCGCCGCCCGGCGCCGAGAGCCGCCGACGTGGTTCGAGGGCGTCTTCCCGTCCTCCGCCTGCCCCGTCGCCGCCGCCACCCTCTACGGCGTCATGTTCGACGCGGGGAGCACCGGGACCCGCATCCACGTCTACACCTTCGTGCGCAGACGCCCCG AGCAGCCTCCGGAGCTGGAAGGGGAGATCTTCGACTCGGTGAAGCCCGGCCTCTCCGCCTTCGCCGATCGGCCGAAGCAG GGAGCCGAGACGGTGAGAGAGCTCCTGGAGGTGGCCAAGGAGTCCGTCCCCGCCGGTTCCTGGAAGCGGACCCCGGTGGTTTTGAAAGCCACGGCCGGACTCCGGCTCCTGCCCGACCACAAAGCCCGGGCTCTGCTCTCGGAG GTCCGGGAGGTCTTGGAGAAGTCGCCTTTCCTGGTTCCGGAGGACGGCGTGAGCATCATGGACGGCTCGTACGAAG GAATTTTAGCCTGGGTCACCGTGAATTTTCTGACAG GTCAGCTGCGCGGCCAGAACCCGCAGACGGTCGGGACCCTGGACCTGGGAGGCGCCTCGACCCAGATCACGTTCCGGCCCCGGCTGCAG GGAACTCTGGACCAGACCCCCAGCGATCACCTCACGTCCTTCGAGATGTTCAACAGCACCTACGAGCTGTACACCCACAG TTACCTGGGATTTGGACTGAAGGCCGCCCGGCTGGCGATCCTGGGAGCCCTGGACGCGGAAG GGGCGTCCGGCCGGACCTTCCGGAGCTCCTGCCTCCCGCGGCGGCTGGAGGCCGAGTGGCACTTCGCGGGCGTCAGGTACCGGTACGGCGGCAGCCCGGAAG gGGCGACGGGCTTCGAGGCCTGCTACGCCGAGGCGGCGCGGGTGGTCCGCGGGAAGCTGCACCGGCCGGCCGAGATCCGCCGCGGCGGCGCCTTCTACGCCTTCTCCTACTACTACGACCGCGCCGTGGACGCGCGCCTCATCG aCGAGGACAAGGGCGGAACGCTCCAAGTGCGGGACTTCGAAAGGAAAGCTCGCGAAG cgTGCGAGCGCTCGGGACCCCCGCGGTCCGGCAGCCCCTTCCTCTGCATGGACCTGAGCTACATCGCCGCCCTGCTGAAGGAGGGCTTCGGCTTCGAAGACACGACGGTCCTGCAG TTAACCAAGAAGGTGAACGACGTCGAGACGGGCTGGGCGTTGGGCGCCACCTTCCACCTGCTGCAGTCTCTGGGTCTCTCCCGCTGA
- the ENTPD5 gene encoding ectonucleoside triphosphate diphosphohydrolase 5 isoform X1: MTPGPPAALALLAACLLCCAARRREPPTWFEGVFPSSACPVAAATLYGVMFDAGSTGTRIHVYTFVRRRPASGAGRGDLRLGEARPLRLRRSAEAGSRDGERAPGGGQGVRPRRFLEADPGGFESHGRTPAPARPQSPGSALGGPGGLGEVAFPGSGGRREHHGRLVRRNFSLGHREFSDRSAARPEPADGRDPGPGRRLDPDHVPAPAAGNSGPDPQRSPHVLRDVQQHLRAVHPQLPGIWTEGRPAGDPGSPGRGRGVRPDLPELLPPAAAGGRVALRGRQVPVRRQPGRGDGLRGLLRRGGAGGPREAAPAGRDPPRRRLLRLLLLLRPRRGRAPHRRGQGRNAPSAGLRKESSRSVRALGTPAVRQPLPLHGPELHRRPAEGGLRLRRHDGPAVNQEGERRRDGLGVGRHLPPAAVSGSLPLSPGGTRDRPRATRPATDRAPPFNVRY, translated from the exons ATgaccccggggccgcccgccgccctGGCCCTCCTGGCGGCCTGCCTCCTCTGCTGCGCCGCCCGGCGCCGAGAGCCGCCGACGTGGTTCGAGGGCGTCTTCCCGTCCTCCGCCTGCCCCGTCGCCGCCGCCACCCTCTACGGCGTCATGTTCGACGCGGGGAGCACCGGGACCCGCATCCACGTCTACACCTTCGTGCGCAGACGCCCCG CCTCCGGAGCTGGAAGGGGAGATCTTCGACTCGGTGAAGCCCGGCCTCTCCGCCTTCGCCGATCGGCCGAAGCAG GGAGCCGAGACGGTGAGAGAGCTCCTGGAGGTGGCCAAGGAGTCCGTCCCCGCCGGTTCCTGGAAGCGGACCCCGGTGGTTTTGAAAGCCACGGCCGGACTCCGGCTCCTGCCCGACCACAAAGCCCGGGCTCTGCTCTCGGAG GTCCGGGAGGTCTTGGAGAAGTCGCCTTTCCTGGTTCCGGAGGACGGCGTGAGCATCATGGACGGCTCGTACGAAG GAATTTTAGCCTGGGTCACCGTGAATTTTCTGACAG GTCAGCTGCGCGGCCAGAACCCGCAGACGGTCGGGACCCTGGACCTGGGAGGCGCCTCGACCCAGATCACGTTCCGGCCCCGGCTGCAG GGAACTCTGGACCAGACCCCCAGCGATCACCTCACGTCCTTCGAGATGTTCAACAGCACCTACGAGCTGTACACCCACAG TTACCTGGGATTTGGACTGAAGGCCGCCCGGCTGGCGATCCTGGGAGCCCTGGACGCGGAAG GGGCGTCCGGCCGGACCTTCCGGAGCTCCTGCCTCCCGCGGCGGCTGGAGGCCGAGTGGCACTTCGCGGGCGTCAGGTACCGGTACGGCGGCAGCCCGGAAG gGGCGACGGGCTTCGAGGCCTGCTACGCCGAGGCGGCGCGGGTGGTCCGCGGGAAGCTGCACCGGCCGGCCGAGATCCGCCGCGGCGGCGCCTTCTACGCCTTCTCCTACTACTACGACCGCGCCGTGGACGCGCGCCTCATCG aCGAGGACAAGGGCGGAACGCTCCAAGTGCGGGACTTCGAAAGGAAAGCTCGCGAAG cgTGCGAGCGCTCGGGACCCCCGCGGTCCGGCAGCCCCTTCCTCTGCATGGACCTGAGCTACATCGCCGCCCTGCTGAAGGAGGGCTTCGGCTTCGAAGACACGACGGTCCTGCAG TTAACCAAGAAGGTGAACGACGTCGAGACGGGCTGGGCGTTGGGCGCCACCTTCCACCTGCTGCAGTCTCTGGGTCTCTCCCGCTGAGCCCCGGGGGGACGCGGGACCGCCCGCGAGCGACGAGGCCGGCCACGGACCGCGCCCCTCCTTTCAACGTCAGATATTAA
- the ENTPD5 gene encoding ectonucleoside triphosphate diphosphohydrolase 5 isoform X5: protein MTPGPPAALALLAACLLCCAARRREPPTWFEGVFPSSACPVAAATLYGVMFDAGSTGTRIHVYTFVRRRPEQPPELEGEIFDSVKPGLSAFADRPKQGAETVRELLEVAKESVPAGSWKRTPVVLKATAGLRLLPDHKARALLSEVREVLEKSPFLVPEDGVSIMDGSYEGILAWVTVNFLTGQLRGQNPQTVGTLDLGGASTQITFRPRLQGTLDQTPSDHLTSFEMFNSTYELYTHSYLGFGLKAARLAILGALDAEGASGRTFRSSCLPRRLEAEWHFAGVRYRYGGSPEDEDKGGTLQVRDFERKAREACERSGPPRSGSPFLCMDLSYIAALLKEGFGFEDTTVLQLTKKVNDVETGWALGATFHLLQSLGLSR from the exons ATgaccccggggccgcccgccgccctGGCCCTCCTGGCGGCCTGCCTCCTCTGCTGCGCCGCCCGGCGCCGAGAGCCGCCGACGTGGTTCGAGGGCGTCTTCCCGTCCTCCGCCTGCCCCGTCGCCGCCGCCACCCTCTACGGCGTCATGTTCGACGCGGGGAGCACCGGGACCCGCATCCACGTCTACACCTTCGTGCGCAGACGCCCCG AGCAGCCTCCGGAGCTGGAAGGGGAGATCTTCGACTCGGTGAAGCCCGGCCTCTCCGCCTTCGCCGATCGGCCGAAGCAG GGAGCCGAGACGGTGAGAGAGCTCCTGGAGGTGGCCAAGGAGTCCGTCCCCGCCGGTTCCTGGAAGCGGACCCCGGTGGTTTTGAAAGCCACGGCCGGACTCCGGCTCCTGCCCGACCACAAAGCCCGGGCTCTGCTCTCGGAG GTCCGGGAGGTCTTGGAGAAGTCGCCTTTCCTGGTTCCGGAGGACGGCGTGAGCATCATGGACGGCTCGTACGAAG GAATTTTAGCCTGGGTCACCGTGAATTTTCTGACAG GTCAGCTGCGCGGCCAGAACCCGCAGACGGTCGGGACCCTGGACCTGGGAGGCGCCTCGACCCAGATCACGTTCCGGCCCCGGCTGCAG GGAACTCTGGACCAGACCCCCAGCGATCACCTCACGTCCTTCGAGATGTTCAACAGCACCTACGAGCTGTACACCCACAG TTACCTGGGATTTGGACTGAAGGCCGCCCGGCTGGCGATCCTGGGAGCCCTGGACGCGGAAG GGGCGTCCGGCCGGACCTTCCGGAGCTCCTGCCTCCCGCGGCGGCTGGAGGCCGAGTGGCACTTCGCGGGCGTCAGGTACCGGTACGGCGGCAGCCCGGAAG aCGAGGACAAGGGCGGAACGCTCCAAGTGCGGGACTTCGAAAGGAAAGCTCGCGAAG cgTGCGAGCGCTCGGGACCCCCGCGGTCCGGCAGCCCCTTCCTCTGCATGGACCTGAGCTACATCGCCGCCCTGCTGAAGGAGGGCTTCGGCTTCGAAGACACGACGGTCCTGCAG TTAACCAAGAAGGTGAACGACGTCGAGACGGGCTGGGCGTTGGGCGCCACCTTCCACCTGCTGCAGTCTCTGGGTCTCTCCCGCTGA